TGAAGGGTAAGATTCGGATGTTAAGTAGCAATACTAAAACTAGAAAGTTAATATTAGAAGGAAATTTATATAAAGTTTTTTTGGTCATCAGTTTGCCTATCATGGTCAGCAATATTATTCAGGCTCTCTATGAGGTTATTGATATGTTTTATGTTGGGAAGCTCGGTGCTATGGCTCTTGCTGCACTGTCTTTGACTGGGCCTATTAATTTTCTTATTATGGTTCTTGCCATGGGGATGGCTACAGGAAGTATTTCATTGATGTCTAAATGTATTGGAGAAGGGGCTTTTTCAAAGTTTTCAAGATATGCAGGGCAATTGGTGTTTTTAAATTTCATCTTATCTTTATTTGTTACAATTTTTATTTTGATATTTATAGATTTTATTTTAGATTTTTTGGTTGTAAGAGGCGAACTTAAAGAGCTTGCGAAGTCTTATCTTTATGTCACAATATGTGCGATACCTGTAATGTTTTTGAGTATTTCTATTATATACATATTAAATTCTCAAGGAGAGACCATTATTTCGATGATGATAGTTTTAATTGCCAATATTATTAACTTTATTCTTGATCCAATTTTAATGTTTACTTTTAATCTAGGTATTGCCGGTGCTGCTTGGGCTACTCTTTTTTCAAAGTTAACAACTGTTTTTTCTTATTTGTTTTTAACTTATAGGTTAAATCGTGGACTTAAGCTGGGTTTGAAAGATATTACTCCAGATATTACTATGATAAGAAATATTTTAAGTTTAGGGCTTCCATCAGCTTTTGGTCAGATGATGATTTCTATTTCTTTTTTAATTTTTAATTACTTTGTAATTAGAATAAGTCCAAAATTTTTAGCTGCTTATGGTCTTACAAATAGCATTATTGCCTTTTTGCTTCTTCCTGGAATGAGCATTGGTACTGGAATTATTTCAATTGTTGGACAAAATCTCGGTGCAAAGAATATTGCTAGAGTGGGAGATGCTTTAAAGAAAGGATTTTTTGTTTCCTTGGTGGTATTGTTTACGGTTAATTCATTCATAATATTTTTTAGAGAAGTTATAATAAGAGTTTTTACAGATGATTTAGAAGTTATAAATTATGCTAATAATTATTTATTATTGGCATCAATTGGGGCTGTTGGATATGGATTGCAACAGGGGTTTTTTGGAGGATTGATTGGAGCAGGACTTACAAACCTTGTCATGATTCTTGTTTGTATACGCCTTTGGATTATTCGTTTGCCGGCTGTAATTGTCTTTCAATATTTTGGTATTATGGAGGATTCTTTGGGGTATGCCTTTATAATTTCAAATTATGTAACCTTTATTATTTTATTGTGTTTGACTTTTACGAAATATTGGGAAAAGCCACAGTAGGTTTGAATATTGAATAATCTTGTATCGTTGGTAAATAGGAAGTTATATTAAATGAAGATTTGGTATGTCAATCCTGCTTTAAGAATATATTAAATATATTTTTTTGTTTTTTGTTAATCTTGACATTTAATTTAAATGTTTTTTCTTCTCCTGCTTTGAGACCTTCTTTGATGATATAGCCTGTTTTATTACCTTTTTTAAAAATTGCTAATGAGTTTTGCTTTATGTTAGTTTTTTTGTTGTTTTTAAGGGTAATTATTAAACTGTTTTTACTGTTGGTCTCAAATTTTACTATTTCAATCTTTGCGGTATTTTTCTTTATGCTAATAATATGGGTGATCTCTCTGGCAACCTCTTTTGATTGTACGGAGTTATTCTTTACGCATGATATAGTCATATATACAATAAATATTATAGTAATTTTTAATAACCTAGATTTCAAATCTTGTCGAGTCATATAATTGTTTTATTTTAACCTTTTTATTAATAAGTTTTAAGATAATCGGATTAAATGCCAGATATATTATTATTTGCTTAAATTTAAAGCTTACAATATTAAGTTTCTATTTGCTTTTACATATGAAAATGTAGGTAGAGCTTAAAGTTTAAGTTTGTGAAGAAAGCAATCCTTGGAGTTGGAATTAATAAATTTTACTCAATATGAATTGTAAAGTAGTATTAAGATTTTATTTTTCTATGAAAATGGTTTTTGACGAATTTTAATCTTGATGCATTGTATCTCTTTGTTTTAAAGAATTTTGTATTTGACATAAAAATATTAAAATTATTGACTATATCTTAAATAATGTGTAAACTACTAGAGTTACTAAGGATTCTTTTAGAAAAACACGAAAATCGGGTCAATTTCTAAGGAAGTATGGTCTTTATATATAGTAGTTTTATTTATTATGTAATTATTATATATTATTAAAAAGCAAGGTGGAATTCTTAAATAGGGTTTTAAGAAATAAGTAAAAATTTGGAGTAAAAATTTAGGAGGTGATTCATGGCTAAGGAAGTTTTTCATAGGACAAAGCCGCATATGAATGTTGGGACAATAGGGCACGTTGACCACGGTAAGACAACATTAACAGCGGCTATTAGTATTTATTGTTCAAAGGTAAATAAAGATGCAAAGGCACTCAAGTATGAAGATATTGATAATGCGCCTGAGGAGAAGGCAAGGGGAATAACAATTAATGCTAGACACATCGAATATGAAACTGTTAACAGACATTATGCGCATGTTGATTGTCCTGGGCACGCTGACTACATTAAAAATATGATCACGGGTGCAGCTCAGATGGATGCTGCTATATTATTGGTTGCGGCTGATAGTGGGGCAGAACCACAGACGAAAGAGCATTTACTACTTGCACAGAGAATGGGAATAAATAAAATAATTGTGTTTTTGAATAAATTAGATTTGGCAGATCCTGAACTTGTTGAACTTGTTGAAGTTGAGGTTTTAGAGCTTGTTGAAAAATATGGATTTCCTGGCGATACCCCAATAATAAAAGGCTCTGCTTTTGGAGCTATGTCAAATCCTGATGATCCTGAGGCTACTAAATGTGTAAAAGAACTTCTTGAATCTATGGATAGTTATTTTGAGCTTCCTGAGAGAGATATTGATAAGCCATTTTTGCTTGCTGTTGAAGATGTTTTCTCTATTTCTGGACGTGGTACTGTTGCTACTGGGCGTATTGAAAGGGGACTCATTAAGGTTGGACAGGAAGTTGAGATCGTTGGAATTAGGGAAACTCGAAAAACAACTGTTACTGGTGTTGAAATGTTCCAAAAGATACTTGAACAAGGACAAGCAGGGGATAATGTTGGGCTTTTGTTAAGAGGTGTTGATAAGAAGGATATTGAGAGGGGACAGGTTATTTCTGCTGTTGGTACAATTACGCCTCATAAAAAATTTAAAGCCTCTATATATTGTTTGACTAAGGAAGAAGGTGGAAGACATAAGCCATTTTTCCCAGGGTATAGACCACAGTTTTTCTTTAGAACAACGGATGTTACGGGCATGGTTACTCTTGAGGGTAAGGAAATGGTTATGCCTGGGGATAATGTTGATATTGTTGTTGAGCTTATTTCTTCAATAGCTATGGATAAGAATGTTGAGTTTGCTGTTAGAGAGGGCGGCAGAACTGTTGCTTCGGGAAGAATTCTTGAAATATTGGAATAGTGCAGGGTTTGAGGGTATTTTTGTATCCCCAAGGTTTAGGAGAATAAATTGATTACTAAAGATAAGATACGAGTCAGGCTTTTTAGTTTTGATGTTAAGATATTAGATCAGAGTGCTGAGTCTATTGTTAGGGCTGTTCAAAAGTCTAAGGCTCAAATTAAGGGACCTATTCCTTTGCCGACAAAGATAAAAAAATATACTGTTTTGCGGTCTCCTCATGCTAATAAAAAATCAAGAGAGCAATTTGAGATGAGAACTCATAAAAGACTTATTGATATCCTAGAACCTACCTCTGCATTGATGGATTCTTTGATGAAATTAGAGCTTCCTGCAGGGGTAGAGGTAGATATTAAACAGTAAATAAGATTTTTAAGTTATGAATTTGAGGTGTTTTAATGTTGGGATTGATTGGAAAAAAAGTTGGCATGACACAGATATTTCAAGAAAATGGAGTTGTGGTGCCTGTTACGGTGATAGAATTTGAGCCCAATTATGTTATAGGAAAAAAAACAGTAGAAAGAGATGGATATGATGCTCTTATAACAGGTTCTGTTGATCTTAGAAGATCTAAAGCTTCAAAGCCTATAAGAGGTCAATATAAAAGGCTAGAAAATATTGAGCCTAAGAGATATATTATGGAATTTAGGGGTCTTGAGGGTTATGATGCTGGTGATGAGATTAGACTTGACGCTTTTAGGGAAATTAAGTACGTAGATATTACTGGTACTACTAAGGGTAAGGGATTTCAGGGAGCTATAAAGAGGCATAATTTTAGTGGTGGTCCATCTTCTCATGGTTCTAAGTTTCATAGGCATCTTGGTGGTACAGGTCAGGCTACTACACCTGCTAGAACTTTTAAGGGAACCAAAATGGCGGGTAGAATGGGTGGTGAACAGCAAACTATTCAAAATCTTGAAGTTATTTTTATTGATGAGGATAAAAGATCCATTTTGGTAAAAGGAGCTGTACCAGGGTTTAAGGGTTCTTTTGTTGTTGTTAAAAAGGCAAAGAAAGTGGGTGTTTAATATGGAAAGAAAAGTTTTTTCTAAGGATGGACAAGAGCTTAGATCTATAGATTTAGAAGATAGGGTTTTTAATGTAGATGTTAGCTATGGTTCTATATATAATGCTATTAAGAATGAGCTAGCTAATCTTAGGGTTGGAACAGCTACAACTAAGACTAGGGCTGAGGTTAGAGGTAGTTCAAAGAAGCCTTGGAAACAAAAGGGTACGGGACGTGCAAGGGTTGGCACTAAGAGAAATCCTGTTTGGGTTGGTGGAGGTGTAGCTTTGGGGCCAAAACCAAGAGACTACAGCTATAAGCTTCCAAAGAAGGTTAAGAGACTTGCTTTTAAGTCTGTACTTAGTCTATGTGCATCTATGGAGGATAATTTTAAAGTTGTTGAAAATTTTACTATTGAGTCAGGAAAGACAAAAGAGCTTGCTTTAATAGTAAGGAACTTTATAAAAACTGATGGGAGAACAGTGATTTTATTGGGTAATGACGATCAAATGGTTAAGAGAGCAGGAAAAAATATAAGAGATTTAAAGATTTTATCTTTTAATAGACTTAGAGTTGTTGATTTGTTTTATGCTAAAAATTTGATAGCTCTTGAATCTGCTATTACTGGTCTTAATGAGTTTTATGTCAAATAAGAGAAATGTTGAGGATGAGTTATGAAAGCTTATGATATAATAATTTCACCTATGCTTACTGAGAAAACCAATATTCAGCGAGAAAATTTGAATGTTTATGCTTTTCATGTCAGAAAGCAAGCGAATAAAAAAGAAATTGGTGTTGCAATTAAAGAGCTTTTTAATGTTACTCCAATAGCATGTAATTTGCTTAATGTTAAGAGTAAAGTTAAGGTAGTTGTGTCAAGGAAGGGGTATCCTATTGGCAAGGGGAAAACTTCTTCATGGAAAAAGGCATATGTTTATCTTAAAAAAGAAGACAAGATAGATATTTTTTAGTGGTTTTGGAGAAAGGTAGATATGGGTATTAAGACTTATAAGCCAAAAACTTCGTCTTTGCGTTATAAGACAACTTTATCTTTTGATGAGTTAAGTAAGGGCAATGACCCTCTTAGATCTTTAACTAAGGGGAAGGCATCTAGGGCTGGAAGAGACTCTTCTGGAAGAATTAGTGTTAGAAGAAGAGGTGGTGGGCATAAAAGGCGATACAGGGATATTGACTTTGACAGGAGGGAAAAATTTGGCGTGCCTGCTCGAGTTGCATCTATTGAATATGATCCTAATAGGAGTTCTAATATAGCTTTGCTTGTTTATGGGGATGGAGATAAGAGGTATATTATTGCTCCTAGGGGAATTAAGGTTGGTGATGTTTTGGAGAGTGGCCCAGGTTCTCCAATAAGGGTTGGTAATTCTTTGCCACTTGAAAATATTCCGGTTGGCAAGACAGTACATAATATTGAACTTAATATTGGAAGGGGTGGTCAGCTTGTAAGAGGTGCGGGGGGTTATGCTATGATACTTGCTTCTGAGGGAGATTACGTGACTGTTAAGCTTCCATCGGGCGAGATGCGCATGATTTTTAAGAAGTGTGTAGCAACCCTTGGAGAGGTTGGTAACGAAGATTATATGAATGTTTCTATTGGCAAGGCTGGCAAGAGTAGATGGCTTGGGAAGAGACCTAAGGTAAGAGGGGTTGCAATGAATCCTGTTGATCACCCACATGGTGGTGGTGAGGGTAAAACTTCTGGGGGTCGTCATCCTGTATCTCCTTGGGGACAACCAACTAAGGGATATAAAACTCGAAAGAAAAAGAAATACTCAGATAAGTTTATCATCAAGAGAAGAAATAAATAGGAGAGCGTAGTGGCAAGATCTATTAAAAAGGGACCTTTTATAGAAAAAAGTCTTTATCAAAAAGTTTTGGCATCCTCTGGGAGGGAAAAGAGAGTAGTTATTAAAACTTATTCTAGAGCTTCAACAATAATTCCTGAGATGGTGAGTCTTACTATATCTGTTTATAATGGGAAGTCTTTCATTCCCGTTTATATTACTGAGGATCTTGTTGGGCATAAGCTTGGTGAATTTTCACCGACAAGAATTTTTAGAGGACATGCTAAATCAGATAAGAAGGGAAGGAAATAGAGGTTATGTATGTAAATAGAAGGTATACAGCAAGAGGCAAAAATTTGCCATCTTCGCCGAAAAAAGTAAGGCCTATAGCTGATAATATACGGGGTAAGTCTTATATTGAGGCGGTTGCAATACTTTATTCTATGCCTAATAAGGGTGCTAAACTTTTAGGCAAGGTGGTTAAATCAGCCGCATCGAATGCGATATACCATAATAAAAATCTTTCTGAGGATATGATAGTTGTAAATAAGGTTATGGTGGATGATGGAAGAAGACGTAGGAGTATTTGGCCTAGGGCTAGAGGCAGGGCCGATAGACTTATTAACAGAAGTTGCCATATTTTTGTTGAAGTTAATGAAAAGATGCATGGTGGAGAATAACATATGGGTCAAAAAGTACATCCTTATAGCTTAAGATTGAAGATTAATAAGGATTGGAAGTCAAAGTGGTATTTTGATAAAAAGTTGTATTCTGAGATTCTTCACGAAGACTTCTTAATAAGGCGAGAAACAATGAAGTTCTTTAAAACAATTAGATTTGATATTGCGGATATTGAGATTATTAGAAATAACCTGCAGAGAGCGACTGTTGTAATTTCTACGCCAAGGCCTGGCTCTGTGATTGGAGTTAAGGGCGCTAATATTGAAAAAATTGGGCAATTGTTAGCTAGGAGAATATCTAAAAAAATTAATATTAAGATAAAAGAGATTAAGAAGCCAGAATTTGATGCTCAAATTATTGCTAACGGGATTGCGAAACAGATGGAGAATAGAGCTTCTTATAGAAAGCTTTTAAAGTCGGCACTTTCATCTTCTATTTCGAAAGGTATTCAGGGTATTAAACTTAAGGTCTCGGGTAGACTTGGTGGAGCTGAGATTGCTAGAAGTTTTGAAGTTAAGGAAGGAAGAATTCCTTTACATACCCTTAGAGCTAATATAGATTATGGTTTTGCTGAAGCTCAGACAACTTATGGTGTTATTGGTGTTAAAGTTTGGGTATTTAAGGGTGAAGTTTTAGGAAAGCAAATTAATTCAGATGCTGGTCAGGTAATTAATAGAAAGTCTTTACGAGAAAAGAATGAGAGTTTTAGTAGAAATAGATTAGTGGATGATAGGAATAGAAAAGTTTTAAATGAGAATAAGTTTTCTAAGGAAAAATCAGGGCTTGAGTCTAGGTTAAGGAATAATTCTTTTGGGAAAAAAGATGGTTCTGATGTATAAATCTTTAAGGAGAGTTAAATGTTAAGTCCTAAGAAGGTTAAATATAGGAAAAGGCAAAGAGGAAGACTTACTGGAGAAGCTCAAAAAGGTAACAAGATATCTTTTGGGGAGTATGGACTTGTATCTCTTGAGACATATTTTATTACTGCAAGGCAAATTGAGGCAGCTCGTGTTGCTATGACTCGTAGAGTTAAAAGAGGTGGTAAGGTTTGGATAAGAATATTTCCAGACATTCCTTATACTAAGAAGCCAGCTGAGACTAGGATGGGTAAGGGTAAGGGAGGCGTTGACCATTGGAATGCGCCTGTTAAGCTTGGAACTGTTATGTTTGAGATGGCTGGAGTAGCTAAGGAGCTTGCTGAGGAAGCTATGATGCTTGCTAGCTCCAAACTTCCGGTTAAAACTATATTTGTAGTAAGGCGAGATTTGAGGTGAGTTATGTTAAAAAAATTTAAAGATTTGACCCTTGAGGATATTGAAGCTAGAAGATTGGCTTTAAAGAAGGAATATATGGACTTAAGGTTTAAAGCTGTTGTTGGACATGTTGAAAATCCTTTAAAGAAGAGAGAGATGAGGCGAGATATTGCAAGGCTTAATACAATTATTCATGAATATGGTATGGGTATTAGGAAGGTTTAATTATATGTCAAGAGAAAATAAGAAAGAATTAATTGGGAAAGTTGTTAGTGATAAGATGAAAAAGACAATAGTTGTTGAAATTGTTCAAAGAAAGATGCACCCTATATATCACAAATACTTGAAAGTTAGCAGAAAAGTTAAGGCTCATGATGAAAAGGAAGAATCAAGAATTGGCGATAAGGTAAAAATTATTGAGGCTCGACCTATTAGTAAAGAGAAAAGGTGGATACTTGTTGGAGTTTTGGAGAAGTCAAAGTAATTTCAGTTATTTTTTATAGAGGAGATTAATATGGTTCAGATGCAGACATATTTAACAGTTGCTGACAATACAGGTGGCAAGATAGCGCAATGCATAAAAGTTCTTGGTGGTAGTAAGAAACGATATGCTAGGGTTGGAGACATAATCGTTATTGCTGTAAAGCAAGCAATTCCCAATTCGCCTATTAAGAAAGGAGATGTGCATAAAGCTGTGGTTGTTAGGACTTCGAAGGAAATAAGGCGTAAGAATGGAACTTATGTTAGATTTGATGATAATGCATGTGTTATACTTGATACTAATTTGAACCCAAGAGGCAAAAGAGTTTTTGGACCTGTTGCAAGAGAGCTCAGAGATGCCAATTTTATGAAAGTTGTTTCATTGGCTTCAGAGGTGATATAGGGGGTTATTTATGAAGACAAGGTTGAAGGTAGGTGACAATGTGAAGATTATCTGCGGCAAGGACAGAGGTAAAACGGGAAAAATTACTAGTATAGATAGAGCAAATCTTAAGGTTGTTGTTGAATCTTGTAATTTAGTTAAAAAGGTTATTAAAGCAAGGACACCTCAGGAAAAGAGTAAGATAATCAGTAAGGAAGCGGCTATGGCTATTTCAAATGTAATTTTGTTTGTAGGTGGTGTAACTTCAAGAACGGGAATTAGATTTGAAAATAATGAAAAAAAGAGATATCTTAAAAAGAATGGGGAGAATATTTAGCCTATGAGTTATGTTCCTGAGTTAAAGAAGTATTATAGGGATAGTATTATAAAAGAACTTGTTGGGGAATTTCAATATAAGTCTATTATGCAGGCTCCAAAGATAGAGAAAATAGTTGTTTCTGTGGGAGTTGGGGAAGCTGTTAAAAATAAAAAACTTTTAGATTCAGCTGTTTCTGAACTTAGTCAAATTACTGGGCAACGGGCTGTTAAGACGAAGGCTAAGAGGGCCATTGCTGGATTTAAGATTAGACAGGGTCAAGAAATAGGTGCTAAGGTTACTCTTCGAGGTAATATTATGTATGAGTTTTTGTACAAACTTATTAATTTAGCATTGCCCCGTGTTAAGGATTTTAGAGGAGTTGATAGCAATGCTTTTGATGGTAAGGGTAATTATTCTTTTGGAATAGCAGAGCAAATAATATTTTCTGAGATAGATTATGATAAAATAGAGAGGATATCTGGTTTGAATGTTACAGTAGTGACAACGGCTTTAAGCGATAGAGAAGGAAAAGCTTTGCTATCTAAATTTGGTATGCCGTTTAGTAATTAAAGGGATTTGTGTTTATGGCTAAAAGATCAATGATAGTTAAGGCTTTGCGAAAGCCTAAGTATATAACAAGGCAAAAGAATAGATGTAAATTATGTGGGCGTCCAAAGGGTTATATGAGAGATTTTAGTATGTGTCGTATATGTTTTAGGAAACATGCATCATCAGGGTTAGTTCCTGGTGTTTCAAAATCAAGCTGGTAAGGAGAATTTATGGCGGTTACGCATTCAGTGGGAGATATGTTAACTAAGATAAGAAATGCAAGTAGAGTTAAGCATGAATCTGTGAGTTTGAAGATGTCTAATATAAATAAGGCAATTTTAGACATTCTTAAGGAAGAAGGATACATTAGGGATTATAGTATATTTGACAAGAATGGTATTTCTTTTATTAAGGCAATGCTAAGTTATGATCATAAAAGAAATTCAGCTATAAATAGAATAGATGCTATTTCAACTCCTGGTAGGAAGGTTTATTCTGCATATAAAAATATGCCGAGAATAAAAAACGGATATGGTATATTAATAGTTTCTTCTTCTAAGGGCGTTATTACCGGTAAAAAGGCTAAGGATAATAAAGTAGGTGGTGAGTTAATTTGCTCAGTTTGGTAAGGTGAGAGGTAGATAAAGTATGTCACGGATTGGTAAACTTCCTATCAAGATGTTAGATTCTGTTAGGGTTGATATTAAGGACAATGTAGTAATGGTTGAAGGGAAGAAAGGTAAGCTAAGTCAGGAGATAAAGAATAATATTCGGGTTAAAATTGAAAATGGTAATATTGCTGTTGAGCGTACCTTGGAAGATAAGCAGACAAGGGCTTTTCATGGTCTTTATAGAAGTTTGATTTTTAATATGGTTAAGGGAGTAACTGATGGATTTTCAAAATCTCTTACTATTAATGGTATAGGATACAGAGTCGAGCAACAAGGAAAGAGTCTTTTTTTTAACTTGGGATATTCAACGCAATTTGAATATGTAATTCCTGAGGGAATTACTATTAAGATTGATGGTAATACTAAAATTGCTGTTGAGGGAATAGATAAGTGTAGAGTTGGGCAGGTTGCTGCTGAGATTAGAGGTTTGAAAATTCCAGAGCCTTATAAGGGGAAGGGAATTAGATATGATAATGAAGTAATCAAGCGAAAAGTAGGAAAGTCAGGAGTAAAAAAATAGATTTTAGGTGAGTATTTATGAAAAAAATAAAAGAGACTGAAAAAAGAAATGTAAAACGCAAGAGAAGAATAAGAGATAGAATTGGGCTTGGTGTTACAGATAGACCTAGAATCACGATTTTTAAGTCCAATAGGTATTTTTATGCTCAAGTTGTTGATGATACAGTGGGGCATACTCTTGCGAGTGTTTCTACTATTGAGAAAGGTCTTAAATTAAACAAAAATATCGATAATGTGATGAAACTCGGTGAGATTCTTGCAAAAAGACTTAAGGATAAAAATATTAGTAGACTTATTTTTGATAGGAACGGTTATAAATATCATGGTCTTATTGCAAGTTTTGCAACCTCTTTGCGAGAAGCTGGTATTGATATTTAGGGGGAAATTATAGTGGAAACTCAAGTTCATAAAAAACAAATAGAGAAATTAATATCACTTAATAGGGTTACTAAGGTTGTAAAAGGGGGAAGAAGGTTTTCTTTTGCTGCTTTTATGGTTGTTGGCGATGGAGAAGGACAGGTTGGTTGGGGATTTGGTAAGGCCAATGATGCTAGTGATGCGATTAAGAAGAGCTTAACAAATGCTAGGAAGAATTTAAGGTTTGTTCCTGTTAGGAAAGGTACCCTCCCTCATATGGTTATTGGGGACTTTAAAAAAGCTAAGGTTTTAATTAAACCAGCTACTCATGGTACTGGTATTATTGCGGGTGGACCTGTACGTTCTGTAATGGAAGCATTGGGAGTTCATGATATTTTAAGCAAATCTCTTGGTTCAAATAATTCTATGAATGTGGTAAAGGCAACTTTTAAAGCATTTGATTTGGTCTTGGATGCTAGAAAGGTTGCGGGAATAAGAGGAAAAACTTTAAGGACTTTATGGGGTTAGTTTATGGTTAAGAGAAAATTAAGACTTCAGTTGAAGCAAGCGAGGTTTCAAACCTCAAGATCTAGGCTTAAAAATAAGGCTTTTATTAAAAGGATGGAAGGAAACAGAGAAGTTATTGTTAAGAGTGGTATTAGAGTTGAGGTTGAGCTTAGGAGAAGTCTTATCGGGAAATTAGATAGCAAGGTTAGAACATTGAGAGCTTTGGGTTTGAAGAAAATAGGGGACAGAAAAATCCATATTTTAAACAAGTCTATTAAAGGTATGCTTAATGAGATAGTTAG
The sequence above is drawn from the Candidatus Borreliella tachyglossi genome and encodes:
- the rplF gene encoding 50S ribosomal protein L6, with amino-acid sequence MSRIGKLPIKMLDSVRVDIKDNVVMVEGKKGKLSQEIKNNIRVKIENGNIAVERTLEDKQTRAFHGLYRSLIFNMVKGVTDGFSKSLTINGIGYRVEQQGKSLFFNLGYSTQFEYVIPEGITIKIDGNTKIAVEGIDKCRVGQVAAEIRGLKIPEPYKGKGIRYDNEVIKRKVGKSGVKK
- the rpsH gene encoding 30S ribosomal protein S8, which encodes MAVTHSVGDMLTKIRNASRVKHESVSLKMSNINKAILDILKEEGYIRDYSIFDKNGISFIKAMLSYDHKRNSAINRIDAISTPGRKVYSAYKNMPRIKNGYGILIVSSSKGVITGKKAKDNKVGGELICSVW
- the rpmD gene encoding 50S ribosomal protein L30, translating into MVKRKLRLQLKQARFQTSRSRLKNKAFIKRMEGNREVIVKSGIRVEVELRRSLIGKLDSKVRTLRALGLKKIGDRKIHILNKSIKGMLNEIVSMVLLSEVRND
- the rpsE gene encoding 30S ribosomal protein S5; the protein is METQVHKKQIEKLISLNRVTKVVKGGRRFSFAAFMVVGDGEGQVGWGFGKANDASDAIKKSLTNARKNLRFVPVRKGTLPHMVIGDFKKAKVLIKPATHGTGIIAGGPVRSVMEALGVHDILSKSLGSNNSMNVVKATFKAFDLVLDARKVAGIRGKTLRTLWG
- a CDS encoding type Z 30S ribosomal protein S14, which produces MAKRSMIVKALRKPKYITRQKNRCKLCGRPKGYMRDFSMCRICFRKHASSGLVPGVSKSSW
- the rplX gene encoding 50S ribosomal protein L24 — protein: MKTRLKVGDNVKIICGKDRGKTGKITSIDRANLKVVVESCNLVKKVIKARTPQEKSKIISKEAAMAISNVILFVGGVTSRTGIRFENNEKKRYLKKNGENI
- the rplE gene encoding 50S ribosomal protein L5, with protein sequence MSYVPELKKYYRDSIIKELVGEFQYKSIMQAPKIEKIVVSVGVGEAVKNKKLLDSAVSELSQITGQRAVKTKAKRAIAGFKIRQGQEIGAKVTLRGNIMYEFLYKLINLALPRVKDFRGVDSNAFDGKGNYSFGIAEQIIFSEIDYDKIERISGLNVTVVTTALSDREGKALLSKFGMPFSN
- the rplR gene encoding 50S ribosomal protein L18; the protein is MKKIKETEKRNVKRKRRIRDRIGLGVTDRPRITIFKSNRYFYAQVVDDTVGHTLASVSTIEKGLKLNKNIDNVMKLGEILAKRLKDKNISRLIFDRNGYKYHGLIASFATSLREAGIDI